A DNA window from Haloactinospora alba contains the following coding sequences:
- a CDS encoding ATP-binding protein translates to MLGRSTAARGASRLPVRYFDDRVLLSDAEAWAYFRLPTVSYEFTTPDEREALATNITIALAAIRMEDAEVHLRIAHRTYPAAAWATKLDDTSDSGPGWYEYLEEMYRHVWAKDFWTKEVYLGVRLGQRGGVRGQLSQGVFAQLLAAYQRTENVLGVQDDAVDDKELAHWTEQAQRLGRALAASSLRARHAHSSEVAWLLRHAVTGTIEEPRPSAAGRRTWGKGEIEQLVDGTIHNGRSMLRLEQPAGNTYVAYLSFSRFPDLMPFPDGEPWLHYADALPFPVELSLRMKLIPPAKASKDVSRKLAHARDMDAHIREAGAEAPIALAEQIDAARMLEHGITKERLPFVYGWHRLMVSAPTEDMLNQRVEAVVEHYRDIGIDVTNSTGDQFALFLESLPGDRIRLNAYAQRQPLRTIAGGMPTATVDLGDRADPDTGGWTGPYIGETLGRARSIVHFDPMVAAARNRPTAIAITGEPGGGKTTLALLLIHQLALRGVTVAAIDPKGDAESLVKLLQSYGRKARIMSLGSAEPGLLDPFGFGDDLPSKKTMATETLRLLLPRMSEERESAMIQAVAAVANQPQPSLAKVVRYLEDSTDPASRNLGAVLQSMSEMRLASLCFDPQGEHQIETEGWTTVFTLGGLTLPDSAISREDYSYEQRLSVALLYLVSQFARRLMNGLDRHLPKAIFLDEAWAVTSTPEGAKLVPEVSRMGRSRNTSMILVSQNAGDLLNEQVTNCLSSVFAFRSSERVEVESVMALLGIEPTEEHQGMLRNLGNGECVFRDLDGRAGRVGVDLVSEELLRWLDTNPTRQRPDDDGGDGDDDRFQGANGGALVGTGTMGSTADTGAGDLQ, encoded by the coding sequence ATGCTCGGTAGGTCCACGGCAGCCCGCGGAGCGAGCCGGCTGCCGGTGCGCTACTTCGACGACCGCGTTCTGCTCAGCGACGCCGAAGCGTGGGCCTACTTCCGGCTGCCCACCGTCTCCTACGAGTTCACCACCCCGGACGAACGCGAGGCGCTGGCCACCAACATCACCATCGCGCTCGCCGCCATCCGGATGGAGGACGCCGAGGTACACCTGCGGATCGCCCACCGCACCTACCCGGCCGCCGCCTGGGCCACGAAACTCGACGACACCTCCGACTCCGGTCCCGGCTGGTACGAGTACCTCGAGGAGATGTACCGCCACGTGTGGGCCAAGGACTTCTGGACGAAGGAGGTCTACCTGGGGGTGCGGCTGGGCCAGCGCGGCGGCGTGCGCGGCCAGCTCTCCCAGGGCGTGTTCGCGCAGCTGCTGGCGGCCTACCAGCGCACCGAGAACGTGCTGGGGGTGCAGGACGACGCGGTGGACGACAAGGAGCTCGCCCACTGGACCGAACAGGCCCAGCGCCTGGGCCGGGCGCTGGCGGCCAGCTCACTGCGGGCCCGCCACGCCCACTCCTCCGAGGTCGCCTGGCTGCTGCGCCACGCCGTCACCGGCACCATCGAGGAGCCCCGACCGTCGGCCGCGGGCCGCCGCACCTGGGGCAAGGGCGAGATCGAACAGCTCGTGGACGGCACCATCCACAACGGGCGTTCCATGTTGCGACTGGAACAACCCGCCGGCAACACCTACGTCGCCTACCTGTCGTTCTCCCGCTTCCCGGACCTGATGCCGTTCCCCGACGGGGAACCGTGGCTGCACTACGCCGACGCGCTGCCGTTCCCGGTGGAACTGTCGCTGCGGATGAAACTCATCCCGCCGGCGAAGGCCAGCAAGGACGTGTCCCGCAAACTCGCCCACGCCCGCGACATGGATGCCCACATCCGCGAGGCCGGCGCCGAGGCTCCCATCGCGCTGGCGGAGCAGATCGACGCCGCCCGGATGCTGGAGCACGGCATCACCAAGGAGCGCCTCCCGTTCGTGTACGGCTGGCACCGGCTGATGGTGTCCGCGCCCACCGAGGACATGCTGAACCAGCGGGTGGAGGCGGTGGTGGAGCACTACCGCGACATCGGCATCGACGTCACCAACTCCACCGGGGACCAGTTCGCCCTGTTCCTGGAGTCGCTTCCGGGCGACCGGATCCGGCTGAACGCCTACGCCCAGCGCCAGCCGCTGCGCACCATCGCCGGCGGCATGCCCACCGCCACCGTCGACCTGGGGGACCGCGCCGACCCCGACACCGGCGGCTGGACCGGCCCCTACATCGGCGAGACCCTGGGCCGCGCCCGCTCCATCGTCCACTTCGACCCGATGGTGGCCGCCGCCCGCAACCGCCCCACCGCCATCGCCATCACCGGTGAGCCCGGCGGCGGGAAGACCACGCTGGCGCTGCTGCTGATCCACCAGCTCGCGCTGCGCGGGGTCACGGTCGCGGCGATCGACCCCAAGGGCGACGCCGAGTCGCTGGTGAAACTGCTGCAGAGCTACGGCCGCAAAGCCCGCATCATGTCGCTGGGTTCGGCCGAGCCGGGGCTGCTGGACCCGTTCGGGTTCGGCGACGACCTTCCGTCGAAGAAGACCATGGCGACCGAGACGCTGCGGCTGCTGCTGCCGCGGATGAGCGAGGAACGCGAGTCGGCCATGATCCAGGCGGTGGCGGCGGTCGCCAACCAGCCCCAGCCCAGCCTCGCCAAGGTGGTGCGCTACCTGGAGGACTCCACCGACCCCGCCTCCCGCAACCTGGGGGCGGTGCTGCAGTCCATGTCGGAGATGCGGCTGGCCAGCCTGTGCTTCGACCCCCAGGGGGAGCACCAGATCGAGACGGAGGGGTGGACCACCGTGTTCACCCTGGGCGGGCTCACCCTGCCGGACTCGGCCATCTCGCGGGAGGACTACTCCTACGAGCAGCGGTTGAGCGTGGCCCTGCTGTACCTGGTGAGCCAGTTCGCCCGCCGGCTGATGAACGGGCTGGACCGCCACCTCCCCAAGGCGATCTTCCTGGACGAGGCGTGGGCGGTCACCTCCACCCCCGAGGGGGCGAAGCTCGTCCCGGAGGTCAGCCGGATGGGCCGCTCCCGCAACACCAGCATGATCCTGGTCAGCCAGAACGCGGGCGACCTGCTGAACGAACAGGTGACGAACTGCCTCAGCAGCGTGTTCGCGTTCCGCTCCAGCGAACGGGTCGAGGTGGAGAGCGTCATGGCGTTGTTAGGGATCGAACCCACCGAGGAGCACCAAGGGATGTTGCGCAACCTCGGCAACGGCGAGTGCGTGTTCCGCGACCTGGACGGGCGCGCCGGCCGGGTCGGGGTGGACCTGGTGTCCGAGGAGCTGCTGCGGTGGCTGGACACCAACCCCACCAGGCAGCGTCCGGACGACGACGGCGGCGACGGAGACGACGACAGGTTCCAGGGCGCCAACGGCGGCGCCCTGGTCGGCACCGGCACGATGGGCAGCACGGCGGATACGGGTGCGGGAGATCTGCAGTGA
- a CDS encoding conjugal transfer protein → MDLPTYTNIWRIEKRLYKLYDFRLPQPLPVVTLGVFLGVFFGWILLLNLVGFPWRSPFHVVWLVPPGIITFLATRPVIEGKRLTELLVSQGRFLTEARVYTRMSPEREPSRVTLTVRVWHRDPAAGPLPTPGSGKQRLRAAPTEERLPSTETATEEEPAEVSSEPAAEQEPTPAREPEPGPEPEPEPEPQPEHQPRDQRGLGRKILNYFGFALPKTPPPESGEQHAASVPAAERTDLGPARSKDDAPSLAEAHHAQAETDAFAEPAPAQPVVDTGTTARRRAEEIMAAPEPQESPSQPVARSTQQHARHREVNTAHDRVDARRAADGASAEGIAGDSGSGPRRRLRGRSQGMRVARERKHGQDAPAASATPAAPPGAASPQPETAGEAEPEPARPAQPAQATATAPPAAARPEPDEPETPASHQQRPRPHAAPWDLPEADAGPAPEGEPEPRPEEADEGKPSLEVDHDTGEQEGLAVTARALATSPGDSAGQEGDGHQPDDGRSDEHAEHMAVLDRYANAGGAPPPAPPRFAEPSEGATTAAGWFTDSAPAPPPGADGSKLPLEVDHDTGEQEGLARPRDAQRRTEADLRAAESAALGVRRQHAEPEAAPAPSPERAAFRPEDAAEHTPQPDGGDSPAREPAGPAGDDTLPPEPPNASPGERAEETSHPRAEAPNGDDAGAHPGLRSARLSRTLRANPAPSPAGTGDTAPAPEAGDAGASGGRSTSGTTGEGPADAEPAHAVSENGPAEPDPVSPEPAEPESAEAARTTETGGEPEPHAPTPTAVGSPPGPSGQTVWTNQPGDDGVFHRVAQNARRLSQLFGQPVPGDDPEPDAAPRRSTTPAAQRSAASQRGTGPPELSHDTGEQQRLAGTPSQSAPADPASSESGSDSSAAADSTDTTPSRGWRRLARVVTGGGSTARTVTELPDADVERLRTPIDGPKRVIVLGCTGGAGQTVTTLMLGHTLATYRDERVAAVDLNPGTYGMSRRVETETPETLTSLLANTSTVSSYTAMRDYTSRTNTGLEVVATLDDPYARTLDDRDYTELGTLLGRFYGFTMLDPAATGVARALPAVDGLVLVVPASADAARAVAMTFEWLDGHGYTHLRSHSVVVINGVSKRSLSDVDEAERVARGQCRAIVRVPWDDHFGTRDQVNVHALRSSTRRAHAQLGGVLAHGFAPGEQP, encoded by the coding sequence GTGGACCTGCCCACGTACACCAACATCTGGCGTATCGAGAAGCGGCTCTACAAGCTCTACGACTTCCGGCTTCCGCAGCCGCTTCCCGTCGTCACGCTCGGTGTGTTCCTGGGTGTGTTCTTCGGGTGGATCCTGCTGCTGAACCTGGTCGGGTTCCCGTGGCGCTCCCCCTTCCACGTGGTCTGGCTGGTCCCGCCCGGCATCATCACCTTCCTCGCCACCCGCCCCGTCATCGAGGGCAAACGGCTGACCGAACTACTGGTCTCCCAGGGCCGTTTCCTGACCGAGGCGCGGGTGTACACCCGCATGTCCCCCGAACGCGAACCCTCCCGCGTGACACTCACCGTGCGGGTGTGGCACCGCGACCCCGCCGCCGGCCCGCTTCCCACCCCCGGGTCGGGTAAGCAACGGCTGCGCGCCGCCCCCACCGAGGAACGTCTCCCCTCAACCGAGACAGCGACGGAAGAGGAGCCGGCCGAGGTGAGTAGCGAGCCCGCAGCCGAACAGGAACCCACCCCTGCCCGGGAGCCGGAGCCCGGACCGGAGCCCGAACCGGAACCGGAGCCCCAGCCGGAGCACCAGCCCCGGGACCAGCGCGGCCTGGGCCGCAAGATCCTCAACTACTTCGGTTTCGCCCTGCCGAAAACGCCGCCGCCGGAGTCCGGGGAGCAGCACGCGGCGTCCGTGCCCGCCGCCGAACGCACCGACCTCGGCCCGGCCCGGAGCAAGGACGACGCGCCCTCACTCGCCGAAGCCCACCACGCCCAGGCCGAGACGGACGCGTTCGCCGAACCGGCCCCAGCCCAACCGGTGGTGGACACCGGCACGACGGCCCGCCGTCGCGCCGAGGAGATCATGGCCGCCCCCGAACCGCAGGAATCCCCGTCCCAGCCCGTGGCGCGGTCCACCCAGCAGCACGCCCGGCACCGGGAGGTCAACACCGCCCACGACCGGGTGGACGCCCGCCGCGCCGCCGACGGCGCCTCGGCCGAGGGGATCGCCGGCGACAGCGGTTCCGGCCCCCGGCGGCGGCTGCGCGGCCGCAGCCAGGGGATGCGGGTGGCCCGGGAGCGGAAGCACGGACAGGACGCCCCGGCCGCGTCCGCCACGCCGGCCGCACCGCCCGGTGCCGCCTCCCCGCAGCCGGAGACCGCCGGGGAGGCGGAGCCGGAACCCGCCCGCCCCGCCCAACCGGCTCAGGCGACCGCCACGGCGCCGCCCGCCGCGGCGCGACCGGAGCCGGACGAGCCCGAGACGCCCGCCTCCCACCAGCAGCGGCCCCGACCGCACGCGGCCCCGTGGGACCTGCCCGAGGCCGATGCGGGCCCCGCCCCCGAGGGGGAACCGGAGCCGCGACCGGAGGAAGCGGACGAGGGCAAACCCTCGCTGGAGGTGGACCACGACACCGGCGAGCAGGAGGGCCTGGCCGTGACCGCGCGGGCGCTGGCCACCTCTCCCGGTGACAGCGCGGGCCAGGAGGGCGACGGCCACCAGCCCGACGACGGGCGGTCGGACGAGCACGCGGAGCACATGGCCGTACTGGACCGTTACGCCAACGCGGGCGGCGCTCCACCACCCGCCCCGCCGCGCTTCGCCGAACCCTCCGAGGGCGCCACCACCGCAGCGGGGTGGTTCACCGACTCCGCGCCCGCGCCACCACCCGGCGCGGACGGGAGCAAACTCCCGCTGGAGGTGGACCACGACACCGGGGAACAGGAGGGGCTGGCCCGCCCGCGGGACGCGCAGCGCCGCACGGAGGCCGACCTGCGGGCGGCCGAGAGCGCCGCGCTGGGCGTCCGCCGCCAGCACGCGGAACCCGAGGCCGCTCCCGCGCCCAGCCCGGAGCGGGCCGCCTTCCGACCGGAGGACGCCGCCGAGCACACCCCGCAGCCGGACGGCGGGGACAGCCCCGCCCGCGAACCGGCCGGGCCAGCCGGGGATGACACCCTGCCACCGGAGCCACCGAACGCGTCCCCCGGGGAGCGGGCGGAGGAAACCTCCCACCCGCGGGCCGAGGCCCCCAACGGTGACGATGCCGGCGCCCACCCGGGCCTGCGCAGCGCCCGGCTGTCGCGCACCCTGCGCGCCAACCCGGCACCGTCGCCCGCCGGCACCGGTGACACCGCCCCCGCCCCCGAGGCCGGCGACGCCGGAGCTTCCGGGGGCCGCAGCACCAGCGGCACCACCGGCGAGGGTCCCGCCGACGCCGAACCGGCCCACGCCGTGTCCGAGAACGGCCCGGCCGAACCCGATCCGGTCAGCCCCGAGCCGGCCGAGCCCGAGTCGGCCGAGGCCGCCAGGACCACCGAAACCGGTGGGGAACCGGAGCCGCACGCCCCCACCCCGACGGCGGTGGGCTCCCCGCCCGGCCCCTCCGGCCAGACCGTGTGGACCAACCAGCCCGGAGACGACGGGGTCTTCCACCGGGTGGCGCAGAACGCCCGCCGGCTGAGCCAGCTGTTCGGCCAACCCGTACCCGGCGACGACCCAGAACCCGACGCCGCCCCGCGGCGCTCCACCACACCCGCCGCCCAGCGTTCCGCCGCGTCGCAGCGCGGCACCGGCCCGCCGGAGCTGTCCCACGACACCGGCGAACAGCAGCGCCTGGCCGGAACCCCGAGCCAGTCGGCTCCCGCCGACCCCGCCTCGTCCGAATCCGGCTCCGACTCCAGCGCCGCGGCCGACAGCACCGACACCACCCCCAGCCGCGGGTGGCGGCGGCTGGCCCGCGTGGTCACCGGCGGCGGCTCCACCGCCCGCACGGTGACGGAACTGCCCGACGCCGACGTGGAACGCCTCCGCACACCCATCGACGGCCCGAAACGCGTCATCGTGCTGGGCTGCACCGGCGGTGCGGGCCAGACCGTCACCACACTGATGCTCGGCCACACCCTGGCGACCTACCGGGACGAGCGCGTGGCGGCCGTGGACCTCAACCCCGGCACGTACGGCATGTCGCGGCGCGTCGAGACCGAGACACCGGAAACCCTCACCTCGCTGCTGGCCAACACCAGCACCGTCTCCAGCTACACGGCGATGCGCGACTACACCTCCCGCACCAACACCGGCCTGGAGGTGGTCGCCACCCTGGACGACCCCTACGCCCGCACCCTCGACGACCGCGACTACACCGAACTGGGAACGCTACTGGGCCGGTTCTACGGCTTCACCATGCTGGACCCGGCCGCCACCGGCGTCGCCCGCGCCCTGCCCGCCGTGGACGGGCTGGTGCTGGTGGTACCCGCCAGCGCCGACGCCGCCCGGGCGGTGGCGATGACGTTCGAGTGGCTGGACGGCCACGGCTACACCCACCTGCGGTCCCACTCCGTCGTCGTCATCAACGGGGTGAGCAAACGCAGCCTCTCCGACGTGGACGAGGCGGAACGGGTGGCGCGCGGCCAGTGCCGCGCCATCGTCCGCGTGCCGTGGGACGACCACTTCGGTACCCGCGACCAGGTGAACGTGCACGCGCTGCGGTCCAGCACCCGGCGCGCCCACGCCCAGCTCGGCGGCGTGCTGGCGCACGGCTTCGCCCCGGGGGAGCAACCATGA
- a CDS encoding conjugal transfer protein → MVRKATARRDGSGEADAGDGGPDEPVRHPRAGAGGRWWVWVGRAILWAFLLVVIANGIWMPIRDGLAQPPQQEEDATDDEPSFPTTAATAFAARFADAYLNAGGDSADDRAEKLSEFVPEGEADSFDLSNTNLTGEDVEVIAVDASDDHNAVVTLSAHVNGEPMSLDVPVYAEDATSLVVSGQPALLAAPDKADLPEAPQTDTDSDAHEELEPFLTDFFEAYAQTPEHLSRYTERGAEVTELPGGSLEFVSLDELTVPAGDGGDVRETTASVVWRLAGSEEDDPATLTQTYQVDVVRTDNDWYVRDIQGAPRGFGD, encoded by the coding sequence ATGGTCCGCAAGGCCACCGCGCGGCGAGACGGGTCCGGCGAGGCCGACGCCGGCGACGGCGGCCCCGACGAACCGGTCCGCCACCCCCGGGCGGGCGCCGGCGGACGCTGGTGGGTGTGGGTCGGCCGCGCCATCCTGTGGGCGTTCCTCCTCGTCGTCATCGCCAACGGCATCTGGATGCCCATCCGCGACGGGCTGGCGCAACCGCCCCAGCAGGAGGAGGACGCCACGGACGACGAGCCGTCGTTCCCCACCACGGCCGCGACCGCCTTCGCCGCCCGGTTCGCCGACGCCTACCTCAACGCCGGCGGCGATTCCGCCGACGACCGCGCCGAGAAACTGTCCGAGTTCGTCCCGGAGGGCGAGGCGGACTCCTTCGACCTGTCCAACACCAATCTCACCGGCGAGGACGTCGAGGTGATCGCGGTGGACGCCAGTGACGACCACAACGCCGTCGTCACCCTCAGCGCCCACGTCAACGGCGAGCCGATGAGCCTGGACGTCCCCGTCTACGCCGAGGACGCCACCTCACTGGTGGTCTCCGGCCAGCCCGCCCTGCTGGCCGCCCCCGACAAGGCGGACCTGCCCGAGGCGCCCCAGACGGACACGGACAGCGACGCCCACGAGGAGCTGGAACCGTTCCTCACCGACTTCTTCGAGGCCTACGCCCAGACCCCGGAGCACCTCTCCCGCTACACCGAGCGCGGTGCCGAGGTCACCGAGCTTCCCGGCGGTTCCCTCGAGTTCGTCAGCCTCGACGAGCTCACCGTCCCCGCCGGGGACGGCGGCGACGTGCGCGAGACCACCGCCAGCGTGGTGTGGCGGCTCGCCGGGAGCGAGGAGGACGACCCGGCCACGCTCACCCAGACCTACCAGGTGGACGTGGTACGCACGGACAACGACTGGTACGTACGCGACATCCAGGGAGCCCCGCGCGGTTTCGGCGACTGA
- a CDS encoding alpha/beta hydrolase fold domain-containing protein, with protein sequence MPQKLVPVVLTLTGRNKIFRSKEAAQRHAAGRMVRPLPFAPPQRLRDDVSITREDIEGWPVYSIVPRRSAPRGRTVFVHGGGWVNEIAARHWQLAARIAAEAGTTVTVPIYPLVPRGTAEHVVRGVASLVQDSMDRDVGTRLFGDSAGGQIALSATMRLRDAGTTLARTVLLSPAADLTWSNPRIDDVQPRDPWLRRPGGEYFGELWRADLPATDPSVSPLYGDFEGMGPISIFTGTRDILNPDAHLLHDAARSAGVDVDFHEADGEVHVYALLPTARGKQDAQRIVDALRVR encoded by the coding sequence GTGCCGCAGAAACTTGTCCCTGTCGTCCTGACATTGACGGGACGGAACAAAATCTTTCGGAGCAAGGAAGCTGCTCAGCGACACGCGGCGGGGCGCATGGTTCGTCCGCTTCCCTTCGCTCCGCCACAGCGGTTGCGCGACGATGTCTCCATCACACGGGAAGACATCGAGGGGTGGCCCGTCTACTCGATCGTCCCTCGGCGAAGTGCGCCACGAGGCCGGACCGTGTTCGTGCATGGGGGCGGTTGGGTCAATGAGATCGCCGCGCGGCATTGGCAGCTCGCCGCCCGGATCGCAGCAGAGGCCGGTACCACCGTCACGGTGCCGATCTATCCGCTTGTTCCGCGGGGAACGGCTGAGCATGTCGTCCGCGGTGTGGCCTCACTCGTGCAGGACAGCATGGACCGTGACGTCGGGACGCGCCTCTTCGGCGATTCCGCCGGTGGTCAGATCGCCCTCTCCGCAACGATGCGGCTGCGCGATGCGGGCACAACCCTGGCTCGCACGGTGCTGTTGTCGCCTGCAGCGGATCTCACGTGGAGCAATCCCCGAATCGACGACGTTCAGCCACGCGATCCGTGGCTGAGACGACCAGGCGGCGAGTACTTCGGTGAATTGTGGCGCGCAGACCTTCCTGCCACGGATCCGTCGGTGAGTCCGCTGTACGGTGACTTCGAGGGGATGGGCCCGATCTCCATCTTCACCGGCACGCGCGACATCCTCAATCCTGACGCGCATCTCTTGCATGATGCCGCCAGAAGCGCAGGCGTGGACGTCGACTTCCACGAGGCCGACGGTGAGGTGCATGTGTACGCCTTGCTTCCCACCGCACGAGGGAAGCAGGACGCGCAGCGAATCGTCGACGCCCTTCGGGTGCGGTAG
- a CDS encoding TetR/AcrR family transcriptional regulator: MTSTRSSSTLRTDARRNVDRICAAAVQVFRERSLSVPLEEVAAAAHVSKATIFNRFGGRVGLIDAVIDDVVAAELRSVIDHARSVAGVRERICYYVGAIRDLQYRLPAVNDVLLQEFPDSEQLMALCHVAGAFHDDLAADGHAAGVLAHGFTPGDFQALAFDNALALKHGGRPSRADYDRRTAFVLGGICRSAQPSV; the protein is encoded by the coding sequence GTGACCAGTACCCGGTCCTCGTCAACGCTTCGCACCGATGCCCGCCGCAATGTCGACCGGATCTGTGCCGCTGCGGTGCAGGTGTTCCGAGAGCGGAGCCTCTCTGTGCCGCTCGAGGAGGTCGCTGCGGCCGCCCACGTGAGCAAGGCGACCATCTTCAACAGATTCGGGGGAAGGGTCGGATTGATCGACGCCGTCATCGACGACGTCGTCGCGGCAGAGCTGAGGAGCGTCATCGATCATGCACGTTCTGTCGCTGGGGTCCGAGAACGAATCTGCTACTACGTCGGTGCGATTCGGGATCTCCAGTACCGACTGCCGGCGGTCAACGACGTCCTGCTGCAGGAGTTCCCTGACTCCGAGCAGCTCATGGCCCTGTGCCACGTCGCAGGAGCCTTCCACGACGACTTGGCCGCAGACGGTCATGCCGCTGGCGTCCTGGCCCACGGATTCACGCCGGGCGACTTTCAGGCGCTGGCCTTCGACAACGCTCTTGCCCTCAAGCACGGCGGCCGACCATCCCGGGCGGACTACGACCGCCGGACCGCGTTTGTTCTCGGCGGGATCTGTCGATCGGCGCAGCCGTCGGTCTAG
- a CDS encoding NAD(P)H-binding protein: MIIVTGATGTLNGATVDHLLKRVPPARVGVSVRDPERAKHLADQGVRVRQGSYDEPAALRHSFADAEQVLLVSSSDATADVVAQHRTAIDAAVAAGARRILYTSAHGTGFDTPYPPLAIHAATEDHLAASGVAWTVLRNGFYGDLGQLLGPWQATGVIAKPADGPFSWVDRRDAAEAAAAILASDSPFDGPVDLTLPSPVTLADFASAASELTGRHVDRIVVDDEKWVADEMANGVPEAAARFTLSMFQATRTGHFARSDSKLSRLLGREPRSVADQLADQIAG; the protein is encoded by the coding sequence ATGATCATCGTGACCGGAGCGACAGGCACCCTCAACGGGGCCACGGTCGATCACCTCCTGAAGCGGGTCCCTCCAGCCCGCGTCGGCGTCAGCGTCCGCGACCCCGAACGCGCGAAGCACCTGGCCGACCAAGGAGTCCGCGTGCGGCAGGGAAGCTACGACGAACCCGCGGCTCTGCGCCACTCGTTCGCCGACGCCGAGCAGGTGCTTCTGGTCTCTTCCAGCGACGCCACTGCCGACGTCGTCGCGCAGCACCGGACGGCGATCGATGCTGCCGTCGCCGCCGGGGCGCGGCGGATCCTGTACACCAGCGCCCACGGGACCGGATTCGACACTCCCTATCCGCCACTCGCCATCCACGCGGCCACTGAGGATCACCTCGCAGCTTCAGGCGTCGCATGGACAGTGCTGCGCAACGGCTTCTACGGAGACCTCGGGCAACTGCTCGGCCCGTGGCAGGCGACGGGAGTGATCGCCAAACCCGCCGACGGCCCGTTCTCCTGGGTCGATCGGCGTGATGCCGCGGAGGCTGCCGCGGCGATCCTCGCCAGCGACTCCCCGTTCGACGGCCCCGTCGATCTGACGCTGCCCTCACCGGTCACCCTCGCGGACTTCGCCTCGGCGGCATCCGAGCTCACCGGTCGCCACGTCGATCGCATCGTTGTCGACGACGAGAAGTGGGTTGCTGATGAGATGGCGAACGGCGTTCCGGAGGCGGCCGCACGCTTCACTCTCTCGATGTTCCAGGCGACACGGACCGGCCATTTCGCACGATCCGATTCCAAGCTCTCCCGGCTCCTCGGGCGGGAGCCGCGCAGTGTTGCCGATCAGCTGGCAGATCAGATCGCCGGTTGA
- the ychF gene encoding redox-regulated ATPase YchF, with protein sequence MSLSIGIVGLPNVGKSTLFNALTQNEALAANYPFATIEPNVGVVGVPDSRLPALAEMFDSAKTIPATVDFVDIAGIVSGASEGEGLGNQFLANIREADAICQVIRGFNDADVTHVAGGIEPARDIETINTELILADLQTLEKALPRLEKESKRNAKDKKAQETLAAAQAAQRVLNEGQSLSTGAAAAGIDLGLVRELNLLTAKPFLYVFNVESDELANPDVRAKLSELVAPNEAIFLDAKIEAELAELDEDEAAELMESMGQTESGLAQLARVGFDTLGLQTYLTAGPKETRAWTIPKGATAPEAAGAIHSDFQRGFIKAEIVSYDELMAAGSMQTARANGRVRMEGKEYVMQDGDVVEFRFNV encoded by the coding sequence GTGAGTCTGTCAATCGGGATCGTTGGTCTGCCGAACGTCGGTAAGTCCACACTGTTTAACGCGCTGACCCAGAACGAGGCGCTCGCCGCGAACTACCCGTTCGCGACCATTGAGCCCAATGTCGGAGTGGTGGGGGTCCCCGACTCCCGCCTGCCCGCTCTGGCGGAGATGTTCGACTCCGCCAAGACCATCCCCGCCACGGTGGACTTCGTGGACATCGCCGGGATCGTCAGCGGCGCCTCCGAGGGGGAGGGGCTGGGCAACCAGTTCCTCGCCAACATCCGGGAGGCGGACGCGATCTGCCAGGTCATCCGCGGGTTCAACGACGCCGACGTCACCCACGTGGCCGGCGGTATCGAACCGGCCCGCGACATCGAGACCATCAACACCGAGTTGATCCTCGCCGACCTGCAGACTCTGGAGAAGGCGCTGCCGCGGTTGGAGAAGGAGTCCAAGCGCAACGCCAAGGACAAGAAGGCCCAGGAGACACTGGCGGCCGCCCAGGCGGCCCAGCGGGTGCTGAACGAGGGTCAGAGCCTGTCCACCGGTGCCGCCGCGGCCGGCATCGACCTCGGGTTGGTCCGTGAGCTCAACCTCCTGACCGCGAAACCGTTCCTGTACGTGTTCAACGTGGAGTCCGACGAGCTCGCCAACCCCGACGTGCGGGCCAAGCTCTCCGAGCTGGTCGCCCCCAACGAGGCGATCTTCCTGGACGCCAAGATCGAGGCGGAACTGGCGGAGCTGGACGAGGACGAGGCGGCCGAGCTGATGGAGTCGATGGGCCAGACGGAGAGCGGCCTGGCCCAGCTCGCCCGGGTCGGCTTCGACACGCTGGGGCTGCAGACCTATCTGACCGCCGGTCCGAAGGAAACCCGCGCGTGGACGATCCCGAAGGGCGCCACCGCTCCGGAGGCGGCCGGCGCCATCCACTCCGACTTCCAGCGCGGCTTCATCAAGGCCGAGATCGTGTCCTACGACGAGCTGATGGCGGCCGGGAGCATGCAGACCGCCCGCGCCAACGGCCGGGTCCGCATGGAGGGCAAGGAGTACGTCATGCAGGACGGCGACGTCGTGGAGTTCAGGTTCAACGTGTAG